The DNA segment TGGTCAAGGTCTCGGGAGTTCCACCTCCAGAGGTTAAAAAAACAGTTATTAGGAGAGTAACCAAGGAAAAAGCGGCAGATTCAAAGAATGAAGAGATCAAGATATATCCGGAGGACCTAATCGTCCTGGAGGATGAGGTCGACGAATCGGAACCGTTTATGGAAGGTTCTTTTACTGAACCAGGGGTTGAGGGCGGAGTGCACAAGCTTACTCCAGAACAGCAGATTTACGGGGTGACCACAGAAGAGACCCCAATAGGGGCTCCATCCATAGATAAAGAGATGAATGACCAGACCGCAAGCATGGAATTTAACCAGAAATCCCGCGCGAAGCTTGATTCAGGAAAGAGTATGGCCGGCGGATTGGAAGAGGGCGTGAAGATTGCTGGAGAAGAAACGGGCAAGCACATTGTTAGTAATAGAAAAGGCGTTCACATTCCGGATATCGAAATAGATTGGGAAAAGAGAAAGAGCGTTGAAATAGAATTTACTCCGTCTAGTGAAGGGATGAGTGAAGCAACGGGAGGGTATGAAGCAAGGGATAACGTCTCGGAAAAGCTATTACTGGAGGAAAAAAAGAGAAAAAAGGAGGCGCTCATAGAAGAGATTCAGAGTCTCCATTCTAATTTGGAGGGCAAGAGTTATTATGAGATATTGGGCATAAATAAATCGGCCAGAAAGGAAGAGATAAAAAACGCTTATTTTAACCTGGTGAAAAAATTTCACCCCGATGCTAACCCTGACCTCAACAAAGATATAAGAGAGAGGACGGAGGAGATCTTCACAAAAATCACCGTTGCCTATGAAACCCTTTATGATGACGCCAAGCGTAAGGAATATGATTCACGGGACGAAGTAGAGAAGGTTAAATCTCAGGTCAAGCTTCTATACGATGCCGAGATTGCTTACAAGGCCGGGGAGGCTTTTCTCAATCAGAGAAGGTATAGAGAGGCTCAAGAGAAGTTCCTCGAGGCCGTGAATTTGAACCCGGAGGAAGCCGCTTATCTAGGGGCTCTGGTCTGGGCGAGGTTCTTGGGTGAAATCGATAAGGATAGGATTTTGAATGATGTTAAAAAGCAGCTTGAAAAAGCCATCGGTATCAACCCTAAGGTGGCTGAGAACCATTATTACCTCGGCTCTCTTTATAAACATATGGAGGACCTGAACAGGGCCGAGGCCTCTTTTTTAAGGGCTGTGGAATGTAATCCCAATTACATAGAGGCCAAGAGGGAACTCAGGCTTCTTCAGCAGCGGAAATCCGATAGCAATATCCGGGATAAGAAAAGGGAAAAGAAGTTCTGGTCAAGTTTATTTAAAAAGTAATTAAACACTATATCTAGTATGAATCCATCATCATAACACATTAAATTGTGTTCCATCTTTACAGCTTAACTTACTTATGATAATCTTCGCCTGTCGTTAAAATGAAAATTAAGTCTATCGAGCTAATCGGGTTTAAATCATTCTACGAGAAAACCGTAATCCATTTCCACAGCAGAATAAATGCTATCGTAGGGCCTAATGGATGCGGAAAGTCAAATATACTGGATGCAATACGCTGGATACTGGGGGAGCAGAACCCCCGGAGACTGAGAGCCGAGGGGATGGAAGAAGTCATCGCCAATGGCGGCGAGTCATTAAAACCGCTGGGTATGGCTGAGGTCTCCCTAGCCATAACCGATGTATCCAAGGACGGTTTCAACGAGGTTGTGATCAAGAGGAGGCTCTTTCGCTCCGGAGAGAGTGAATACTACATAAACGGCACGCCATGCCGGCTCAAGGATATTACGGAAATGTTCATGGACACGGGGATAGGGGCCCGGGCTTATTCCAATATAGGCCAAGGAAAGGTGGAGCATTTGCTGACCACCAAGCCTGAAGAGAGAAGGGGCATAATCGAAGAAGTCGCCGGTCTGGTGAAGTACAAGACTAGGCGTCGTGAAACCGAGAGTCGGATTGAGTCCACAAAGGAAAATCTGACAAGGGTGAAGGATGTGATAAGCGAAGTGAATCGTCAGATGAATACCCTGAGAAGACAGGCAAAGGATGCGGAGAGGTTTAGACAGCTTTCTCAAGAAGTAAGGAATCTCGAATCTAGGGCCTTGAGGGCCAAGCTCTTCAGGCTGAAGAGTGAAGTGCAAATGCTCTTGGATGAGAAGTCGAGGGTAGAGGCGGACATTTCTCAAGCCAGGGAGAAAATTAGCCAACGAGAT comes from the Thermodesulfobacteriota bacterium genome and includes:
- a CDS encoding DnaJ domain-containing protein — its product is MRTLIIGSDKEYCFAIKDFLEQRGLIVTVVLSYKEGIDKLSYETPDLTVIELTAHALSPTLMNKIKGSGYLQPAYIAESTEIEKGKKPVFILEQPDQLNTLFDLIESYLASSTDEGPGSYVDGEEESGELEPNSYPLLLSKLYQDKRNGILSINSNVILRVYLIKGVPIFAEGGEVETALGRMLLEEGKIKEDDYEKALEAANEKKLRLGEILVSMNLLSPHELNSFLELQVREKIIGGFNCVRGTYSFKPESSFADKMVAYQIDLPQLLYDGIKRRIEVKSIEEIFFKGDENPSVEPSPNLKSQIDRLGFGPRELRFIQLLKDRESMREILKMSRLPKDETIKLLYFLYLLGMVKVSGVPPPEVKKTVIRRVTKEKAADSKNEEIKIYPEDLIVLEDEVDESEPFMEGSFTEPGVEGGVHKLTPEQQIYGVTTEETPIGAPSIDKEMNDQTASMEFNQKSRAKLDSGKSMAGGLEEGVKIAGEETGKHIVSNRKGVHIPDIEIDWEKRKSVEIEFTPSSEGMSEATGGYEARDNVSEKLLLEEKKRKKEALIEEIQSLHSNLEGKSYYEILGINKSARKEEIKNAYFNLVKKFHPDANPDLNKDIRERTEEIFTKITVAYETLYDDAKRKEYDSRDEVEKVKSQVKLLYDAEIAYKAGEAFLNQRRYREAQEKFLEAVNLNPEEAAYLGALVWARFLGEIDKDRILNDVKKQLEKAIGINPKVAENHYYLGSLYKHMEDLNRAEASFLRAVECNPNYIEAKRELRLLQQRKSDSNIRDKKREKKFWSSLFKK